Within the Dunckerocampus dactyliophorus isolate RoL2022-P2 chromosome 10, RoL_Ddac_1.1, whole genome shotgun sequence genome, the region GAGGAAGGATATCATTCGGAAGCAAGCCCCAAAGAAGAAGCCAACATCCAAGATGAGTGTGCTGGAGAATCTGGATCGCAGTAGGTCTACAAATTCACTGACAGAAGGTTTCAGTGTGAGCTACAGTTCCAGCAGGCTAGAACCCTGCCGCCCTGCCGAACCTGGAACGATTATCAGTGACCAGATCGACTTCAGTGCAGCTCGGCAGCAGTTTATGAAGCTAGAACAGGACGTGCGGAATGCCCCCGTCCACCCCGGGAGGCCAAGGGTGTCCTGGAaggtggaggaagaggacgCAACAAGGTCAGAGCCGTCTGGGGAAGGTGAAACCTTTGAGGACTGGAGAAAAACTGAGAATGACTCCAACGGCCTCAATGATGAAGACTTCACTAAGAACGACTTGCTGGTGGAGGTGCATAGCGGCTACATCAGCGACGAGGAGGTGTTTGATGAAAGAATACAAAGTGGAAGTAAAGGAAAGTACTACCTTAACAATGAGACCCCGATTGAGCAGGAGATCCGTTTAGTTCAGGAACGTGAGGAGAATCTCAGACACTTGCGACGCCTGAAGCACAGTGACGGATGCTCAGAGATGGTGGAGATCCGAACCAAGAGGATGAAGTCACCACTAACATCTATTGAGGCCACAGAGAAGAAGCATGTGGGCTTCATCGTTCAGCAAGACAACCACAACAAGAACCAAAAGCAGGAGGTCTCTGATCTGCCACAGGGGTTTTCAGCCACAAAGGAGAAACCGCAGGACCCAGCGGCCTTTCTGTCCCCTTGTTGTCCTCATCGGCACGCTGAAGAAACCTCCTCCTCCCGTCCGCCATCCTGGACCAAACCTTATTCCTGGCGGGACAACCAGGAGTCCACCGGTTTACAGTGTGGGAAAAAAGGGGCCCTGGAGTTCATTGAGAAGGAAATCCAAGATGCTTTGCGACGGGAACAGGAGCTTCGCGAGTCCAGGGAATCCAGGGGGTCCAGTGAGTCCAGGGAGCCCAGGGAGCGTAGTCTCTTCTCTCCAGCCCCTTTAGTAGAGCAGGTATCCAGAATGTTCTCCAACCAGTTTGACCTGTCAAAAAACTCAGGTGTGTACCCTTCAAGTCTTCCACTTGGCAGTGGAAAAGACGCTTTTTCATTTGTGCTCCAATCATTAAACATCATTATTAACACAAGCAAGTAAAAACACAAGCACTCTGATCCACGCTCTCTCATGTACGTGTGATGATGTCATGATGCTCGTCTAAGTTGTTGCTCAGACAATCAGCTGGTTACCCTTAGTGCAGCTACAGCGAAGTGAATCAAAGAATCAGTAACCAGACATGGACCAAAGTCTGCCAGGATGAGGTTAACGAGCTGCGCTAATCTATAACCAAGCAAAAGACTTCATGCACTTGATGTCATTCGTGACCTTTAACACGGCAGAAGTATTGCTTGAAACGTGCTTCTGATTTtagtgacaaaaataaacactgaaaaattataaaatataagGTGAACCAAGGAGGTCACAGGTCAACATCCTCTCCACCATTTCAGAGGACGTCTCAGAGTCTTGTCCGACTGTCTCCTTGGTGACCTCCTCCCATGCACCGCCGCCTTCTAAAGGCCTGACGGGGGCACTGCTGCGGGACTTTGAGGAACGACGAGTGAGACTAAAGCTCGACGAGAGCTCGGTGAGTCAAAGTTCAAAGCTCAGCAGAATGTTCTCTCGTACTccgctcacttcctgtttgtctttTAGTATGCTGGGATTCAGCCCATCGATGACATCAACAACCAGGTGAGGGCTCATCTGTCAATCAAGCACGTCCTTATATTAATTAAAACATGTGTCTGTTTTGTTAAACGACACAATTTTTATGCGAAGGGTGGAGTTTTCACGAACATCCtgagggcaggggtgtccaaacctttttcagCAAGGCCGCATGcaaaaaaattgaaggatgcggggtgggggggaggacacacacattttgatacattttgtaccttaaaagatgctaaaactaatccaatgtaggtcaatataggCTAAACTATCTAAACAAACCATCACACCTTACCTTCCACCAATACCAGTCCGAGGGTGGGACCAAACCGGGCAGCGGGAAACCCTTAGccgcaatgattaaaaaaaaacactttcaaaaatacatttgtacataACCCCATCAAATTTCATGTAAatgctaggggtgtcacaagatctcacaagattagaccatgacaagatttcttgttcagaaaaaagagggcaccaggcctgggacaataataaattaattaactaatcacacagtaaatgaaaatgaactcaataattttgccggcctccatatattgccatgtgcatgcgtgtctgttttcctcatctctcgcctccaaacaggcatgaCGAGAGTTCACAgagtttcagcaccttggcgtgtttgttctatagaacaacggcatgagcaGAATGAGCCCTTTTgtgagtcatacagtctctttgcctcattgggtggaggcagggccagtAGTAGGGATGAGAATGATAAACCAATGCGACCGGATAGCCGGTTTGGTGAGCAAACGATTCTGATTTGCCGGTAAAGAATTCTGTATCGATAATGATCAGCCATAAATCTATAGTtcaatcgattgtggagacatgcaccgggtatcgtgAGAGGAGCAATCGGTTGAGTGTCTtataaacaacgcgagagcctgggctgccggcgaaaCGCGCCGTGGCGCTAGCTAGCCGGTCAGTTGGCCAGCGCTAGCTAATTAGCCGAGGTCAGCTAGCTAGCTGGCCAACTGGCTGGTGTGtttcgccggcagcccaggctctcgtgtTGTTTATGAGACACTGTCAACCGAAGTTTGAAATGTCTCTGGAttaatttcaagaagggtgcaacAGAATTCACCAACCGCTGGATTGCTCACCCATCAATAGGGAACGTAggaccagccagaccaacaggGGCGGGTATGGGAATTTTTCTGCTTTGTAAATTCATTACTTTGAAATGTCGCTGGAGTGTGCACTTAGTCAGTTATCATAACCTGTGTAACTACATTGAAttgaatcgtctatcacaaagagatttacaccGCTAGCCGGTAGCGTTCACACAGAGGGCTTTTGGTTTGATGACGACACGAGACTTGACCTCTTAGACTGGACTCAGAAGCATTGGGCATTGTCACATTTGCAAGCGGGCCATGGattattttgggggggtttttacACCAGAGTTGAAGCTGCACCTTGGTCCTCTTGATCCTGTTTTGCTCTTGGGAGTGGGGTGAGCGTATGACTTGCAATTGTCAAAACactgacaaatgacaaaaacacttGATCAGGCAGAGTTTCCTGATAGTGAGCAAACACTCTCATTGACTAGctgtttagcttcctgtgtagtacaaataaaaaatgttgacttttaaagCGACACACCGATCGttgttggagctggaactaCTCTTTTTCTATATCAGAGCGGTGTCTGGAAGAATTATCACTCTTCTTCGTCATTTTATCTCCATTTTTCATGACATTGTTGACTTAGTCGCGGATTGCATGTGGATTCCAAAATGTGTTTGCAGGTCGTAGAATCAACGCGGGTAGTGAGACATAAAAACCAGCGAGCTCTTCGCTGGGAGGCAGGGGTCTTTGCCAACCAACTGGACCACTGAGACCCACAGGACTGCATCCAGATCCACATCCAGACCCAGCACTTCACACCGAGTACAGGTGCAGGTCAAGAGTACTGAGTCGGTTGAATGTGTGGTCGTTTGCTGAGTGGTCAGTGCTCATGCAGGAGGGTTTGCGTCAGAAGGGGACAATGACAACATTACTGTCATTAGTTAGTGTTCATAATGATGATGATCAGGACGAAGCTCAAAATGAATGCTGATCGCTTCCTTCAatcatgaaaacacacatgttCACTGTTTCCATGGCAATATGCTGGTTGGCCTCCAGgaaataaagtgtgtgtgtttgtgtgtctgtgtgtgtgtgttttgaagcGCCTTATCGCCATCAGCACTGTTTCCATGGCTACTGCATGATGAGCCTCAAGTTGCAGGACATAAGGCAGCGGATGTGTGTTTTagacattaaatacattttaacacacacacacacacacagacatatactctacagtcatggaaaaaatgattagaccacccttgtttcttcagtttcttgttcattttaatgcttgatacaactaaaggtacctttgtgtggacaaatataacaatgaaacaaaaatagctcataagagttacattttttggcagtacaatgctatagctattcatgtaagaacttaagtgattttggttatgatcaagaaaaccatggaagttgctagatatcagctcttcaattaaactcttatgagccatatttgttatcatcattatatttgtccaaacaaatgtacctttagttgtaccagacattaaaatggatcaataaactgaagaaacaagggtggtctaatcatattatccatgactgtatatacatatattcacacatacacactcacatttatatttatagtatatgtgtatatactgtacacacatgaCATATCAATGATTTAGTTTCCTAATGATTGATTTGAACCGTTCTTTTTCGAGTGGTGTAATGACAAtaccacatccatccatccatccatccatccatccatccatccatccatcttgtatGCCGCCTATCCTACAATACAACACACGTCTTCAAAAAACGTGTGCCTTAAATGTGTCTTAGCAAGTTTCACCTCAGTCTAACACTTTTTCCTCGGCTTCTGAACTAACTGTGCTTGgatatttaaccatttttattggcAGAAATGGTTTTCTGGCTTTTAAGGATAGTCCACATTTGTTCTGTCGGGTTGAGGTCAAGGTCATTCTAGAAGCATAATTGTAGCCTGCTTTATGTATTCCAATACCGGTTTTGATGTGTGTTAggaatcattgtcctgctgggACACCCAATTGTGTCCAAGTTTCAGATGCCCAGCTGTTAATTTGAGGTGAATCTTAAGAATTTGGAGGCAGTCCTCCTCAGCCCAAGCTGaggatgctaccaccaccatgcttggcaGCAGCTTCCAGTTCATGGCAAACTTGAGTGTTTGTGGTTCCTGGGTTGTTCTTGAAGATCCTAACCAATTTTCTTGGGTATCTGTCATCTTCTAGACCTTGGCAAAGTGGTGACGCATTAAAATATATTCTTCCGATATACAATGGTTTGAATtgcagttgtttaaaatgtCTCCAAAAGATGTTCCCAATTTGTGTAAATTAACAATTTTCTTTCTTAGAGCTTTACTGAGTTCCTTTGACTCTCCCATTGTTTTGAATATTGGTCCAGACATCGTTTTATGCCGTCAGAGACACTatcagctgcagtcaatcatgatcACTAATAAGTTAGCCTTATCAGGTTCAAGACAATCTGGAAGCTCCAGCACCAATTATAAAACGTAGGTTCTTGTACGGTATGTGTAAATGAGAGAAAAGTAAATTCAACTGTGTGCATTTCTTGCGTTTAAAAATCATTATAATTATCATTATAACCTGGAAAAAGACTGgttcaaataaaacattaagGGCCCAAAATTAGATATTCAAGCCCATGATGAGAGTATGTAAACATTTGACTGGAACTGTGTACAATAGTATTTCTTTTGTGAAgacaatagtagtagtagtagtagtagtagtagtattcccTTTGTGAAGAGAAATCCAAATGAACAATTGTATTGTAAAGTGAAGAAGAcgttttatttgatatttgacGGTAACATGCAGCATGTGTTTACATTCAATAAAGTTTTTCACATTGAAACATTGTTTGCTGTCTGCTCACAGcaacaataaatgttttttttttttaaagatgtgttCAACCTGTCACCATGTGGCCTTGCAAACACAATCTCGAAAAGCCCCCGCTGATCTTTAATTGGATGAAAAGTCCAAAATGTGACGTCACTTGGAGACGGGAAGTTTGTCACTGAGAGCCAGATTTATGCAACATTTTACCCGTTGGTCGGAAAGTCAACATTAGCGACACAAATttcatttttacacaaaaatatCACTGCTTTTTCCTGTATTTGTCTCCTTTCAGTCGCTTTAACCCCGCCCACTTACTCATTGACGAGAGGCATCAACAATTAACATGTTGTCATTTtgccacgcacgcacacacacaatatttaCCTTCACCAATCAGAGCcgaaggcacacacacacaaacatgctgaGAATCACCAAGGCAACCGAGCTATCACAACACTGTTAATACAGCAATTCAGTGTGAGGCCGTTAATAAGCCACGCCCACTGTGTTTCACTCAGTAGTTGAAGCTTCACATTCTGCGAATCAGTTCATAATAATCCATTCCggcctttattttgaaagtcacAGGACTAATCCTTCATTCTTCGACTTTGGAAACTCTTGAACTGGTTTTCCTCATCAGTCTGCTGGCCGTCTCGATCCAGAAGAACCAGCGCCGTCTTGCGTCTCATTGCCATTTCCCTCCTCTGCGCGTCTGTCAACACCTCAAACTGTTGCTGAGGCGGGGCCGGATCTGCTGGCATGCCGCTGGATCGATGCGGCCGGAAGCTGCTGCCGGAAGCAGAGGAATCTCCTCGTTGGAGGCTGTTAAGGTCATAGGTGTCACGTAGGTCTCCTCCGCCCCACTCCCACGGACGGCCATTTTGGGCGGGGGGTGGAGCTTGGGCGAGAGGATGGTGGGTGGCGTGGGCGTTCACGGTGACGATTCCCTCCCGCTGCTTCTCGGAGGTCGGCCGGTATCGTGGCGATGTGGCAGCAGAAGAAGTTCCAGAGCAGGTGGAGGCAGTTTCTGAAGATTTTTCACCTGAAGATGAAGACCCCAGCAAGCCTTGCTGCTTGGACATGGCGACGACCTGCATCAGTCGTGGCTGGTTGGCTGCGACGCGACCTGACGCGTCCCCGCTTGTCTTCTCTCTTATGGCTTGCCACTTGGCGCGGGCCAGCAAACTCTTTGGTGAGACCGGTGGGGGTACTGCTTCAGGGATCTGAGGTGGTCTCGGGGTTGCTATGGCTTTGGCTCCACCCGGAGGAGGAGTGCGGTTGCGACTGGAGGCGGTCTTGCCAGATGAAAACGCAGGCAGGCAGACGGGGACCTGAGAGCCTCGATCATCTGTCCCCGCCTCCAAGCCATCTTCGCTGGTCTCGTTCTCATCCCTCATGCTCTGGACTCGCATCTCCATAGACTTCTGCTTCCATTCCGACAACAGACGCTGTGATGAGACCGGGTCCATTGGGACATGGACAGCCTTCAGCCGTGGCTGAACCGCTTGGATCGGCTGGACCGGACCAGGCGCACCCTCGCTGACACTGATACTGGCTCGTGGCAAAGTGTTACTGAAGGTCAGCATAGTCTCCTTGGCCATGGGGCTGCGAGGAGCCAGCAGCTCCACATCCACGCTCGCCCTCTTCAGGCTACCCATGGAGGCAACCTCCCTCTGAAGGGGCCCCACGCTGTCTCGACAGTCCAGGGGGGCCGGGGTCGCTGCTATCTCATCATTGCTCTCAGAGGCTGAGGCGGGGCCCTTTTGATATACAGACTCGTGTCCTCGTTCAGTCAGCACTCGTAAAGGGTCCTCCAGTGCGggtggaggaggcggaggcAAAGTGATATCAGAGAACTTGAAGTTGGCCACTGCATGAAAAGCCTGCAGAAGAATCAGCAGCTTAATAAAAAGCAAGCAATCAAAAAGCCGCTCACTGGATGCAGTTGTCTTggcaacagaaagacaaagttATCTGCGTGGTCGGGGAGGACAACTGCCCCTAAAAATGATGCGAGCTCACCAGGTAGGCGGCGATGAACGCTCCGATCAGGAAGCCCACATAGATGTCAACCGGGTGGCTGCGATGCTGCGTGACCTGAGTGAGGCCCGTCAGCGCGGCAGCGATGGCGAAGAAGAAGACCAAGACGGGCTTCAGCAGCTTGGTGCTGTTTGAGATGGTGGAGTTGAAATACATCTGCAAAAGTGGGAGAGACAAGTCACATGTGTCTGAGTAAAGTTTTGTGACTTTGGTTCTCCAGCCTCCTCATATGTGTTTGCAATGGCGGTCACGTAGCTAGTTGCTGATAACTTCTCTTTTGATTGCTTGTTGGATGAGTCATTTAGATTCAGCAGAACTTACCGAGACGTACACCGCGGCAAAAGCAGACAGAGTTGCATGCTGGGATGGGAACGTCTTCCTGTGGAGGCATAGGAGAGAAGGACGAGTCCGTGACAGCTCAAAAACCTTTTGGATAATAACATTAATCAAAATGCATTGgatttatatacagtagctaaACCCAAAGTGatacccaaagcacttcacagtgAAACCCATTATTCCTTCACTctccagtcacacactggtggtgtaATCAACATCTGTACTCACAGCTGCCATGGGGTAGACACACAAAAATttggctgccaattcgcacctatggcctctctgaccaccaccaaacatttacagtatacaccagtgcgggcagcactggaggcaaggtgggtgaagtgtctcgTCCAAGGAAACAAaagtgactgggatggaggaagcaggGTTTCTGGGCGATCTGCTCGACTTCCTGAGGCGCTGCCGCCCAGGATAAAGTCTGGAACCTTACCAGCTTTGGTGTCGTAAAACAGGAACGATCTGCTCACCTGGCAGCCATGATGGCATGGTAGTCATGTCCGGAGCAGATGTCTTTTGTGATGTAAGCGTTGGTGTCGCAGGCGACGTGGGTGTAGTTTGGCTTGCACACGGTGAGGAAGAATGGAGCGTGGTAACCTGTCGACAGCTGGATGACGTCGGTGACCAGCGCTGTCGCGCAAAGACCAAACACGTGCACGCCTGCACACACGGCGCAATGACATCACTCTTACCGCACTCTAACTGTGATTACCCGCACATCCGCACTGAATAAGAGTTCAGTCGAGCAACGCTAGGAAACAAGCTTAAGGTCTTAAGTCGTtgtccagcgcagctcttaaggtgccagggagtgaggtttgaaCAGGTACTATCACACAGCTACACCGACTGGCATCCGTTACCTAGGCATCGAGCACGTGTACCAAATTACACACGGAAGGTGCGTACCCACAAAGCGAACGGTCCTCCTCAGGAAGGAGTTGAAGTTGCAGCCTCCGGCGTTGATGCTCCCTTCCGCTCTCCGCACTTTGGTGCGAGACTGCAGGAAGTAAACGAAAGCCTCCACCAGCATGATCTGCCGCCACACACAATCAGTCAGAAAACATTGTCCGCCGTGACCCCAGGCA harbors:
- the plppr3b gene encoding phospholipid phosphatase-related protein type 3 yields the protein MMMSSPSDKMKKKWSKDSLTLLPCFYFVELPIVASSMVSLYFLELTDVVRPPQVGFRCHDRDLSKPYVDGGDEMIPLLMLLSLAFAGPAASIMLVEAFVYFLQSRTKVRRAEGSINAGGCNFNSFLRRTVRFVGVHVFGLCATALVTDVIQLSTGYHAPFFLTVCKPNYTHVACDTNAYITKDICSGHDYHAIMAARKTFPSQHATLSAFAAVYVSMYFNSTISNSTKLLKPVLVFFFAIAAALTGLTQVTQHRSHPVDIYVGFLIGAFIAAYLAFHAVANFKFSDITLPPPPPPALEDPLRVLTERGHESVYQKGPASASESNDEIAATPAPLDCRDSVGPLQREVASMGSLKRASVDVELLAPRSPMAKETMLTFSNTLPRASISVSEGAPGPVQPIQAVQPRLKAVHVPMDPVSSQRLLSEWKQKSMEMRVQSMRDENETSEDGLEAGTDDRGSQVPVCLPAFSSGKTASSRNRTPPPGGAKAIATPRPPQIPEAVPPPVSPKSLLARAKWQAIREKTSGDASGRVAANQPRLMQVVAMSKQQGLLGSSSSGEKSSETASTCSGTSSAATSPRYRPTSEKQREGIVTVNAHATHHPLAQAPPPAQNGRPWEWGGGDLRDTYDLNSLQRGDSSASGSSFRPHRSSGMPADPAPPQQQFEVLTDAQRREMAMRRKTALVLLDRDGQQTDEENQFKSFQSRRMKD
- the misp gene encoding mitotic interactor and substrate of PLK1; the protein is MSDAEEEEVLIETPACDDDDDDDDYWGHWWVQIDYVVCVQAFSSIQGVICSTPPPATMDNIPRRWVLKPLSPPLHPSDLRTMAGPSNGEDHFMATDSVTDSLQEHGGFRELVVQSHQVTVSQDGDDSSDDLCSGSPSSSLGSHCGFYSFVEDPTSPEAELNEAWMVSPQRQVHLTTLKEDKAFKVQTYNSGRKPEIMFSESESQYKLQPEDLCEVFGPEEEKQLRKDIIRKQAPKKKPTSKMSVLENLDRSRSTNSLTEGFSVSYSSSRLEPCRPAEPGTIISDQIDFSAARQQFMKLEQDVRNAPVHPGRPRVSWKVEEEDATRSEPSGEGETFEDWRKTENDSNGLNDEDFTKNDLLVEVHSGYISDEEVFDERIQSGSKGKYYLNNETPIEQEIRLVQEREENLRHLRRLKHSDGCSEMVEIRTKRMKSPLTSIEATEKKHVGFIVQQDNHNKNQKQEVSDLPQGFSATKEKPQDPAAFLSPCCPHRHAEETSSSRPPSWTKPYSWRDNQESTGLQCGKKGALEFIEKEIQDALRREQELRESRESRGSSESREPRERSLFSPAPLVEQVSRMFSNQFDLSKNSEDVSESCPTVSLVTSSHAPPPSKGLTGALLRDFEERRVRLKLDESSYAGIQPIDDINNQVVESTRVVRHKNQRALRWEAGVFANQLDH